In the genome of Deinococcus aetherius, the window GCCGTGGAGAACGTGCTGTCACGGGACACGGAGCGGTTCCTGGGGGCGCTGACGCGGGTGAACCTCAGCCCGATGGGGGCGGTGGCGTTGGCCGGAACAAGTTTCCCCACCGACCGCGCCCTCACCGCCCGGCTGCTCGCCTTCGACCGCCCGGTCGAGAACACCTACGACGCGGTGAGCACGAGCGACTGGCAGGTGGAGTTGGCAGGAGTCGTCACGGCGGCGGCCACCACCCTCTCCCGCACCCTGTACGACCTGCTGCTCTGGGCGTCCCGGGGGTTGATCTCGCTTCAGCATGGATTGACCCAGGGCAGCAGCATCATGCCGCAGAAGCGCAACCCGGTCGCCCTCGAACATGCCCGCGCGAAGCTCGGCAAGGCGGTCGGCTCGGCCCAGAGCGTCGTCCTCTGCGCGCACAACATCCCTTTCGGGGACGTGAACGACCCGGGGACGGACGTGCAACCGCCGCTGCACGCCATGTGGCAGGAGTTCGGGGAGGCGGTGGACCTTCTGAGCGCGGCGCTGGCTGATCCACGCATCGCCCGGGCCGCCTGGCGACGCGAGGCCGAGGAGGGGGACGCGATGGTCACCGAACTCGCCGACACCCTCGCCCGGCAGGGGGGGCGCGGGTTCCGGGAGGCGCACGCCACTGTCAAGGCTCTGCTGGCGCGGCTGGAGGCGTCGGAACGGGGCGTCACCTCGACCACCGTGGAGGACCTGCACGCCCTCGGCGTCAGCCTGTCCGAAGAAGAGCTGCGGAGCGCGCTCGACCCGGCGGCCTTCGTCGCTCGGCGTACCACGCTGGGAGGGCCCGCGCCGTCCGTGATGCGCCCTGCCATCGCCGCCGCACGCACTCGTCTGGAGGGGGACTGGCAGCGGCAGGAGACTTACCTGCGCCGTTTCGCCGAGGCACGCGCCCACCTGGAAGGCGACCGGAACCACGTCTCCCTCACCCACGCTTCCGGCGAGTAGGCTGAAGCTCCCTCAGCACCCAAGGAGAAGACGAT includes:
- the argH gene encoding argininosuccinate lyase, yielding MWHDTYLSTVLGPDYAHARAHLLPHLFDALTAHALMLDAQGVSQADRAVAGLRVLRRDPFPPHDPCVEDVFFALDQRLAEWDAGAAGALRTALSRNDLDMTLYRLSAREHLLDALRRLLTLRGTLLDLAGREVETVIVAYTHHQPAQPTTLAHYLAAVENVLSRDTERFLGALTRVNLSPMGAVALAGTSFPTDRALTARLLAFDRPVENTYDAVSTSDWQVELAGVVTAAATTLSRTLYDLLLWASRGLISLQHGLTQGSSIMPQKRNPVALEHARAKLGKAVGSAQSVVLCAHNIPFGDVNDPGTDVQPPLHAMWQEFGEAVDLLSAALADPRIARAAWRREAEEGDAMVTELADTLARQGGRGFREAHATVKALLARLEASERGVTSTTVEDLHALGVSLSEEELRSALDPAAFVARRTTLGGPAPSVMRPAIAAARTRLEGDWQRQETYLRRFAEARAHLEGDRNHVSLTHASGE